In Tachysurus fulvidraco isolate hzauxx_2018 chromosome 1, HZAU_PFXX_2.0, whole genome shotgun sequence, a single window of DNA contains:
- the dync1li2 gene encoding cytoplasmic dynein 1 light intermediate chain 2 isoform X2, translating to MAPVLEKKLLGAAAGTEDRTMDSAQEEEGHNLWSSILSEVSTRSSNKLPSGRNILLFGDDGSGKTTLMTKLQGVEHNKKGRGLEYLYLNVHDEDRDDVTRCNVWILDGDVFHKGLLKFTVSSESLKDSVAVFVVDMSRPWSIMESLQKWTSVLREHVDKLKIPPEDMRDMELRMVRAFQEYVEPEEATPSSPQRRGDDESVLLPLGENVLTHNLGIPVLVVCSKCDAVTVLEKDHDYREEHFDFIQSHLRRFCLQYGAALIYTSVKEEKNLDLLYKYMVHKLYDFHFSTAALVVEKDAVFIPSGWDNEKKISILHENFTTVRPEDPFEDFIIKPPVRKLVHDKEINAEDEQVFLMKQQSLLAKQPATPSRATESPVRTGSGSPRSTVRTGPTNVASVSPMTTVKKPDPNIKGAAANEGVLANFFNSLLSKKTGAPGSPGTAGAAGAAVQGSAKKTEPGSE from the exons ATGGCGCCGGTGTTGGAGAAGAAGCTGCTGGGTGCAGCAGCAGGGACAGAAGACCGCACCATGGACAGCGCCCAGGAGGAGGAAGGACACAACCTGTG GTCCTCGATCCTCAGCGAGGTGTCGACACGTTCCAGTAACAAACTGCCCTCTGGAAGGAACATCCTGCTGTTCG gtgatgaCGGTTCGGGGAAAACGACGCTGATGACGAAACTCCAAGGAGTGGAACACAATAAGAAGGGCAGAGGACTGGAGTATCTGTACCTGAACGTTCATGATGAAGACAGAGACG ACGTGACTCGCTGTAACGTGTGGATTCTGGATGGAGATGTTTTTCACAAAGGCCTGCTGAAGTTCACCGTATCCTCTGAGTCTCTGAAGGACAGTGTGGCCGTGTTTGTGGTGGACATGTCCAGACCCTGGTCCATCATGGAGTCCCTGCAGAAGTGGACCAGTGTCCTGAGAGAACATGTGGACAAGCTGAAGATTCCCCCTGAGGACATGAGAGACATGGAGCTGAGGA tGGTCAGGGCATTTCAGGAGTATGTGGAACCCGAGGAGGCGACGCCATCCTCACCTCAGAGACGAGGAGATGATGAGTCAGTGTTGCTGCCACTGGGAGAAAACGTCCTCACACACAACCTGGGAATCCCTGTGCTGGTCGTCTGCTCTAAG tgtgatgCTGTGACTGTGTTGGAGAAAGATCATGACTACAGAGAGGAGCATTTTGACTTTATTCAGTCGCACCTCAGGAGATTCTGCCTACAGT ATGGAGCTGCTCTGATCTACACTTCAGTAAAAGAGGAGAAGAACCTGGACCTTCTGTATAAGTACATGGTGCACAAACTGTACGACTTCCACTTCAGCACTGCAGCCTTAGTGGTGGAGAAAGACGCAGTGTTCAt TCCGTCTGGGTGGGACAACGAGAAGAAGATCTCCATCTTACACGAAAACTTCACCACTGTCCGGCCTGAAGATCCGTTTGAGGATTTCATCATCAAGCCGCCTGTACGCAag TTAGTCCATGATAAGGAGATAAACGCAGAAGATGAGCAGGTCTTCCTCATGAAGCAGCAG TCTTTGTTAGCCAAGCAGCCGGCGACTCCATCACGAGCTACA gaatCTCCTGTACGGACAGGGTCTGGTTCTCCTCGGTCCACCGTCCGCACCGGACCCACCAATGTAGCGAGTGTGTCTCCCATGACGACTGTAAAGAAACCTGACCCCAACATTAAAG gtgcTGCTGCAAATGAGGGTGTTTTGGCAAATTTCTTTAACAGTTTGTTGAGTAAAAAAACTGGAGCTCCTGGAAGTCCGGGAACAGctggagcagcaggagcagcagtgcAGGGATCGGCCAAGAAAACag AACCCGGCTCTGAGTGA
- the dync1li2 gene encoding cytoplasmic dynein 1 light intermediate chain 2 isoform X1: protein MAPVLEKKLLGAAAGTEDRTMDSAQEEEGHNLWSSILSEVSTRSSNKLPSGRNILLFGDDGSGKTTLMTKLQGVEHNKKGRGLEYLYLNVHDEDRDDVTRCNVWILDGDVFHKGLLKFTVSSESLKDSVAVFVVDMSRPWSIMESLQKWTSVLREHVDKLKIPPEDMRDMELRMVRAFQEYVEPEEATPSSPQRRGDDESVLLPLGENVLTHNLGIPVLVVCSKCDAVTVLEKDHDYREEHFDFIQSHLRRFCLQYGAALIYTSVKEEKNLDLLYKYMVHKLYDFHFSTAALVVEKDAVFIPSGWDNEKKISILHENFTTVRPEDPFEDFIIKPPVRKLVHDKEINAEDEQVFLMKQQSLLAKQPATPSRATESPVRTGSGSPRSTVRTGPTNVASVSPMTTVKKPDPNIKGAAANEGVLANFFNSLLSKKTGAPGSPGTAGAAGAAVQGSAKKTGQNPALSDVQAELTRMTHKSDSTVTANHRTVPESEE from the exons ATGGCGCCGGTGTTGGAGAAGAAGCTGCTGGGTGCAGCAGCAGGGACAGAAGACCGCACCATGGACAGCGCCCAGGAGGAGGAAGGACACAACCTGTG GTCCTCGATCCTCAGCGAGGTGTCGACACGTTCCAGTAACAAACTGCCCTCTGGAAGGAACATCCTGCTGTTCG gtgatgaCGGTTCGGGGAAAACGACGCTGATGACGAAACTCCAAGGAGTGGAACACAATAAGAAGGGCAGAGGACTGGAGTATCTGTACCTGAACGTTCATGATGAAGACAGAGACG ACGTGACTCGCTGTAACGTGTGGATTCTGGATGGAGATGTTTTTCACAAAGGCCTGCTGAAGTTCACCGTATCCTCTGAGTCTCTGAAGGACAGTGTGGCCGTGTTTGTGGTGGACATGTCCAGACCCTGGTCCATCATGGAGTCCCTGCAGAAGTGGACCAGTGTCCTGAGAGAACATGTGGACAAGCTGAAGATTCCCCCTGAGGACATGAGAGACATGGAGCTGAGGA tGGTCAGGGCATTTCAGGAGTATGTGGAACCCGAGGAGGCGACGCCATCCTCACCTCAGAGACGAGGAGATGATGAGTCAGTGTTGCTGCCACTGGGAGAAAACGTCCTCACACACAACCTGGGAATCCCTGTGCTGGTCGTCTGCTCTAAG tgtgatgCTGTGACTGTGTTGGAGAAAGATCATGACTACAGAGAGGAGCATTTTGACTTTATTCAGTCGCACCTCAGGAGATTCTGCCTACAGT ATGGAGCTGCTCTGATCTACACTTCAGTAAAAGAGGAGAAGAACCTGGACCTTCTGTATAAGTACATGGTGCACAAACTGTACGACTTCCACTTCAGCACTGCAGCCTTAGTGGTGGAGAAAGACGCAGTGTTCAt TCCGTCTGGGTGGGACAACGAGAAGAAGATCTCCATCTTACACGAAAACTTCACCACTGTCCGGCCTGAAGATCCGTTTGAGGATTTCATCATCAAGCCGCCTGTACGCAag TTAGTCCATGATAAGGAGATAAACGCAGAAGATGAGCAGGTCTTCCTCATGAAGCAGCAG TCTTTGTTAGCCAAGCAGCCGGCGACTCCATCACGAGCTACA gaatCTCCTGTACGGACAGGGTCTGGTTCTCCTCGGTCCACCGTCCGCACCGGACCCACCAATGTAGCGAGTGTGTCTCCCATGACGACTGTAAAGAAACCTGACCCCAACATTAAAG gtgcTGCTGCAAATGAGGGTGTTTTGGCAAATTTCTTTAACAGTTTGTTGAGTAAAAAAACTGGAGCTCCTGGAAGTCCGGGAACAGctggagcagcaggagcagcagtgcAGGGATCGGCCAAGAAAACag GGCAGAACCCGGCTCTGAGTGATGTTCAGGCAGAACTGACACGCATGACGCACAAATCTGACTCCACCGTCACGGCCAATCACAGAACAGTGCCGGAGAGTGAGGAgtaa
- the cmtm4 gene encoding CKLF-like MARVEL transmembrane domain-containing protein 4, whose protein sequence is MRSSDEAEGFDGEASNTAMVSGANSPYQPTTEPVLSRSVFRSMSWNPHYLTSQLGILKIIEVVLSLIAFICIETVMMCSPCTGVYLFEFVSCSSFVVTGLLLLLFILNLHSKLTQINWSLVDLINAACSTLFFFSASVVLAALNHQSGAEIAAVIFGFVVMSVYGVNTGVCVRQWRSGDQRPLQTSEYTRARTASRSEVESRPE, encoded by the exons ATGAGGAGCAGCGATGAGGCTGAAGGTTTCGATGGCGAGGCCTCCAACACGGCGATGGTGTCGGGGGCCAACAGTCCGTATCAGCCAACCACAGAGCCGGTTCTCTCCCGGAGTGTGTTCAGGAGCATGAGCTGGAACCCACACTACCTCACGTCACAACTCGGCATCCTGAAGATCATCGAAGTG GTTCTGTCCCTTATTGCGTTTATCTGCATTGAGACGGTGATGATGTGTTCTCCCTGTACTGGAGTGTATCTGTTTGAGTTTGTGAGCTGCAGCTCGTTCGTGGTGACAGGACTCTTACTGCTGCTCTTCATCCTCAACCTCCACAGCAAACTCACACAGATCAACTGGAGCTTAGTG gaccTGATTAACGCTGCCTGCTCCACGCTGTTCTTCTTCAGTGCCTCAGTGGTGTTAGCGGCACTCAATCACCAGAGTGGTGCAGAAATCGCTGCTGTG atCTTCGGCTTTGTGGTGATGTCAGTGTATGGTGTTAacacgggtgtgtgtgtgagacagtggcGCTCAGGAGACCAGCGTCCCCTACAGACCAGCGAGTACACACGTGCCAGGACGGCCTCGCGCAGTGAAGTGGAATCGCGAcctgaataa
- the cmtm3 gene encoding CKLF-like MARVEL transmembrane domain-containing protein 3, producing the protein MGDIESPDRSESRAARVFSLLMSKELIGSRKGQLLLAEVISSFISFVCFCASTAAAFVTVPLLAFISALLILFAHSIKFNQRFKGFHWPLMDFLRCITASIVFFIISIMAVSKYPDGSSKAAGVFGFIATIVFALDFYFIFNELADFLKGGGSNEEPQDKQDADSDPDSD; encoded by the exons ATGGGTGATATCGAGTCTCCGGACAGGAGCGAGTCTCGCGCAGCTcgagtgttttctctcttaatGAGTAAAGAACTCATCGGATCCAGAAAAGGACAACTTTTATTGGCAGAAGTG aTTTCATCCTTCatcagttttgtgtgtttttgtgcttcGACAGCAGCAGCGTTCGTCACTGTTCCTCTACTGGCCTTCATCTCTGCTCTGCTCATCCTCTTCGCTCACTCCATCAAATTTAACCAAAGATTTAAAGGCTTTCACTGGCCACTGATG gattTTTTGCGCTGTATCACCGCCTCCATCGTCTTCTTTATCATCTCCATCATGGCCGTGTCCAAATATCCAGACGGATCATCTAAAGCTGCAGGA GTGTTTGGGTTCATCGCCACCATCGTGTTCGCCctggatttttatttcatctttaacGAGCTCGCTGACTTCCTGAAGGGAGGCGGCTCTAACGAAGAACCTCAGGACAAACAAG ACGCTGACTCGGATCCTGACTCGGATTGA
- the LOC113651421 gene encoding chemokine-like factor has protein sequence MAEKQQTVMPKGLVEFDMSFLKSRRGLLKLSELVVLFVASVCFMVAWRPPYISAACMEFFITLALFILYLLKLHKSLSFFFWPLIDMFNSVFAALFLCGISLVAVSTFTTKGTLVGGIMGLVAVVLCCVDGYYIFTKITFNRTIVYAEPH, from the exons atggCAGAGAAGCAGCAGACTGTCATGCCCAAGGGCTTGGTGGAGTTTGATATGTCCTTCCTCAAATCCAGACGAGGTTTACTGAAACTCTCAGAACTG GTGGTGCTGTTTGTGGCATCTGTGTGTTTCATGGTGGCTTGGCGGCCACCCTACATCTCAGCCGCCTGTATGGAGTTTTTCATCACACTCGCTCTGTTCATCCTCTACCTGCTGAAGCTCCACAAATCACTCAGCTTCTTCTTCTGGCCTCTGATA GACATGTTTAACTCCGTCTTTGCTGCACTCTTCTTGTGTGGTATCAGCCTGGTGGCCGTGTCCACATTCACTACCAAGGGCACCTTAGTGGGAGGA atcatGGGTTTGGTggcagttgtgttgtgttgtgttgatggtTATTACATCTTCACGAAAATCACCTTCAACAGGACGATTGTGTATGCAGAGCCTCattaa